In one Castor canadensis chromosome 15, mCasCan1.hap1v2, whole genome shotgun sequence genomic region, the following are encoded:
- the Atp5f1c gene encoding ATP synthase F(1) complex subunit gamma, mitochondrial isoform X3 encodes MATLKDITRRLKSIKNIQKITKSMKMVAAAKYARAERELKPARVYGTGSLALYEKADIKAPEDKKKHLLIGVSSDRGLCGAIHSSVAKQMKNEAASLAAAGKEVMLVGVGDKIKAILHRTHSDQFLVTFKDVGRKPPTFGDASVIALELLNSGYEFDEGSIIFNQFRSVISYKTEEKPIFSLNTIASAESMSVYDDIDADVLQNYQEYNLANIIYYSLKESTTSEQSARMTAMDNASKNASEMIDKLTLTFNRTRQAVITKELIEIISGAAAL; translated from the exons ATGGCAACTTTGAAAGATA TTACCAGGCGACTAAAGTCTATCAAAAACATCCAGAAAATTACCAAGTCTATGAAAATGGTAGCAGCAGCAAAATATGCCCGGGCTGAGAGGGAGTTGAAACCCGCTCGAGTATATGGAACAGGATCTTTGG ctcTATATGAAAAGGCTGATATTAAGGCACCTGAAGACAAGAAGAAACACCTCCTGATCGGTGTGTCCTCAGATCGAGGGCTCTGTGGTGCTATTCATTCCTCTGTTGCTAAGCAGATGAAAAACGAGGCAGCTTCACTTGCCGCGGCTGGGAAGGAAGTAATGCTTGTTGGAGTTGGTGATAAAATCAAGGCCATACTTCATAG GACTCATTCTGACCAGTTTCTGGTGACATTCAAAGACGTGGGAAGAAAGCCTCCTACTTTTGGAGATGCGTCTGTCATTGCACTTGAATTGTTAAATTCTGGATATGAGTTTGATGAAGGTTCTATCATCTTTAATCAATTCAG GTCTGTTATCTCCTATAAGACAGAAGAAAAgcccatcttttctcttaatacCATTGCAAGTGCTG AGAGCATGAGCGTCTATGATGATATCGATGCCGATGTGCTGCAAAATTACCAAGAGTACAATCTGGCCAACATCATCTACTACTCCCTGAAGGAGTCCACCACCAGTGAGCAGAGTGCCCGGATGACGGCTATGGACAACGCCAGCAAGAATGCTT CTGAGATGATAGATAAACTGACTTTGACATTCAACCGCACCCGCCAAGCCGTCATCACAAAAGAGTTGATTGAAATTATCTCTGGAGCTGCTGCTCTGTAA
- the Atp5f1c gene encoding ATP synthase F(1) complex subunit gamma, mitochondrial isoform X1: protein MATLKDITRRLKSIKNIQKITKSMKMVAAAKYARAERELKPARVYGTGSLALYEKADIKAPEDKKKHLLIGVSSDRGLCGAIHSSVAKQMKNEAASLAAAGKEVMLVGVGDKIKAILHRTHSDQFLVTFKDVGRKPPTFGDASVIALELLNSGYEFDEGSIIFNQFRSVISYKTEEKPIFSLNTIASAESMSVYDDIDADVLQNYQEYNLANIIYYSLKESTTSEQSARMTAMDNASKNASEMIDKLTLTFNRTRQAVITKELIEIISGAAALD, encoded by the exons ATGGCAACTTTGAAAGATA TTACCAGGCGACTAAAGTCTATCAAAAACATCCAGAAAATTACCAAGTCTATGAAAATGGTAGCAGCAGCAAAATATGCCCGGGCTGAGAGGGAGTTGAAACCCGCTCGAGTATATGGAACAGGATCTTTGG ctcTATATGAAAAGGCTGATATTAAGGCACCTGAAGACAAGAAGAAACACCTCCTGATCGGTGTGTCCTCAGATCGAGGGCTCTGTGGTGCTATTCATTCCTCTGTTGCTAAGCAGATGAAAAACGAGGCAGCTTCACTTGCCGCGGCTGGGAAGGAAGTAATGCTTGTTGGAGTTGGTGATAAAATCAAGGCCATACTTCATAG GACTCATTCTGACCAGTTTCTGGTGACATTCAAAGACGTGGGAAGAAAGCCTCCTACTTTTGGAGATGCGTCTGTCATTGCACTTGAATTGTTAAATTCTGGATATGAGTTTGATGAAGGTTCTATCATCTTTAATCAATTCAG GTCTGTTATCTCCTATAAGACAGAAGAAAAgcccatcttttctcttaatacCATTGCAAGTGCTG AGAGCATGAGCGTCTATGATGATATCGATGCCGATGTGCTGCAAAATTACCAAGAGTACAATCTGGCCAACATCATCTACTACTCCCTGAAGGAGTCCACCACCAGTGAGCAGAGTGCCCGGATGACGGCTATGGACAACGCCAGCAAGAATGCTT CTGAGATGATAGATAAACTGACTTTGACATTCAACCGCACCCGCCAAGCCGTCATCACAAAAGAGTTGATTGAAATTATCTCTGGAGCTGCTGCTCT
- the Atp5f1c gene encoding ATP synthase F(1) complex subunit gamma, mitochondrial isoform X2 codes for MATLKDITRRLKSIKNIQKITKSMKMVAAAKYARAERELKPARVYGTGSLALYEKADIKAPEDKKKHLLIGVSSDRGLCGAIHSSVAKQMKNEAASLAAAGKEVMLVGVGDKIKAILHRTHSDQFLVTFKDVGRKPPTFGDASVIALELLNSGYEFDEGSIIFNQFRSVISYKTEEKPIFSLNTIASAESMSVYDDIDADVLQNYQEYNLANIIYYSLKESTTSEQSARMTAMDNASKNASEMIDKLTLTFNRTRQAVITKELIEIISGAAAL; via the exons ATGGCAACTTTGAAAGATA TTACCAGGCGACTAAAGTCTATCAAAAACATCCAGAAAATTACCAAGTCTATGAAAATGGTAGCAGCAGCAAAATATGCCCGGGCTGAGAGGGAGTTGAAACCCGCTCGAGTATATGGAACAGGATCTTTGG ctcTATATGAAAAGGCTGATATTAAGGCACCTGAAGACAAGAAGAAACACCTCCTGATCGGTGTGTCCTCAGATCGAGGGCTCTGTGGTGCTATTCATTCCTCTGTTGCTAAGCAGATGAAAAACGAGGCAGCTTCACTTGCCGCGGCTGGGAAGGAAGTAATGCTTGTTGGAGTTGGTGATAAAATCAAGGCCATACTTCATAG GACTCATTCTGACCAGTTTCTGGTGACATTCAAAGACGTGGGAAGAAAGCCTCCTACTTTTGGAGATGCGTCTGTCATTGCACTTGAATTGTTAAATTCTGGATATGAGTTTGATGAAGGTTCTATCATCTTTAATCAATTCAG GTCTGTTATCTCCTATAAGACAGAAGAAAAgcccatcttttctcttaatacCATTGCAAGTGCTG AGAGCATGAGCGTCTATGATGATATCGATGCCGATGTGCTGCAAAATTACCAAGAGTACAATCTGGCCAACATCATCTACTACTCCCTGAAGGAGTCCACCACCAGTGAGCAGAGTGCCCGGATGACGGCTATGGACAACGCCAGCAAGAATGCTT CTGAGATGATAGATAAACTGACTTTGACATTCAACCGCACCCGCCAAGCCGTCATCACAAAAGAGTTGATTGAAATTATCTCTGGAGCTGCTGCTCT